A single region of the Salmo salar chromosome ssa16, Ssal_v3.1, whole genome shotgun sequence genome encodes:
- the sae2 gene encoding SUMO-activating enzyme subunit 2: MVQLVGSLRKELADSLSACRVLVVGAGGIGCELLKNLVLTGFKNIEVIDLDTIDVSNLNRQFLFQKKHVGKSKAQVAKESVLQFCPTANITAYHDSIMNPDYNVEFFRNFMLVMNALDNRAARNHVNRMCLAADIPLIESGTAGYLGQVTVIKKGLTECYECQPKPTQKTFPGCTIRNTPSEPIHCIVWAKYLFNQLFGEEDADQEVSPDTADPELSWNPADTEARATASDQDGDIKRVSTKDWARSTGYDAVKLFNKLFKDDIQYLLTMDKLWKKRKAPLPLDWLEIQKLACPQEVTGTGLKDQQVLGVAGYSQLFSRSVETLRSMLADKGDGAELVWDKDDPPAMDFVTAAANLRMHIFSMNMKSRFDIKSMAGNIIPAIATTNAVIAGLIVLEALKILSGDVEQCRTIFLNKQPNPRKKLLVPCALDPPSANCYVCASKPEVTVKLNVHKTLVLALQDKILKEKFGMVAPDVQIEDGKGTILISSEEGETEANNSKFLSDFGIRHGSRLQVDDFLQDYTLLVNVMHCEDLEKDVEFEVVGDAPDKAPTPPSAQEDKNVANGNKDSAEPSTSSKAPAEQDDVLIVDSDEEEPSSSTMDVRMESGGHKRKLHDAETGEASAKRQRLDQPSAADEDDDDIIALD, translated from the exons ATGGTACAACTAGTGGGGTCTCTCCGAAAAGAGCTGGCTGATTCCTTATCCGCTTGCCGGGTGCTGGTGGTCGGAGCTGGAGGAATTGGTTGCGAGCTCTTGAAAAATCTTGTACTCACCGGCTTCAAAAATATAGAAGTT ATTGATCTGGACACTATTGATGTGAGCAACCTGAACAGACAGTTCCTGTTCCAGAAGAAACATGTGGGGAAGTCCAAGGCGCAG GTGGCCAAAGAGAGTGTGCTGCAATTCTGTCCCACTGCCAACATTACAGCCTACCATGACAGCATCATGAA CCCAGATTACAATGTGGAATTCTTCAGGAACTTCATGCTTGTCATGAATGCTTTGGACAATCGAG CGGCTCGTAACCATGTAAACAGGATGTGTCTTGCAGCTGACATTCCCCTGATTGAGAGTGGCACAGCTGGCTACCTTGGGCAGGTGACCGTTATTAAGAAG GGTCTTACTGAGTGTTATGAGTGCCAGCCCAAACCCACACAGAAAACCTTCCCTGGTTGTACCATTCGCAACACCCCCTCTGAGCCTATACACTGCATTGTGTGGGCCAAGTACCTGTTCAA CCAGCTCTTTGGAGAGGAGGATGCAGATCAGGAGGTGTCCCCTGACACAGCTGACCCAGAGCTTTCAT GGAACCCTGCAGACACTGAAGCCCGAGCCACAGCATCTGATCAGGATGGAGACATCAAGCGGGTGTCCACCAAGGACTGGGCACGATCCACAGGCTACGACGCAGTCAAACTCTTCAACAAG CTTTTCAAAGATGACATCCAGTACCTCCTGACCATGGACAAGCTGTGGAAGAAGAGGAAAGCGCCACTCCCTCTGGATTGGCTAGAGATTCAGAAACTTG CGTGTCCCCAGGAGGTGACTGGGACGGGACTGAAGGACCAACAGGTGTTGGGTGTGGCAGGTTACTCCCAGCTCTTCTCCCGCAGCGTGGAAACCCTGCGCTCCATGCTGGCTGACAAAGGGGATGGAGCAGAACTTGTGTGGGACAAG GATGACCCTCCAGCGATGGACTTTGTGACAGCAGCCGCCAACTTGCGCATGCATATCTTTAGCATGAACATGAAGAGCCGTTTTGACATCAAGT CCATGGCAGGGAACATCATCCCAGCAATCGCCACAACCAATGCAGTCATTGCTGGCCTCATTGTGCTGGAGGCTCTGAAGATCCTGTCTGGAGATGTGGAGCAGTGTCGCACG ATCTTCCTGAACAAGCAGCCTAACCCCAGGAAAAAGCTGCTTGTTCCATGTGCTTTGGACCCACCCAGTGCCAACTGTTATGTGTGTGCCAGCAAGCCAGAGGTTACAGTCAAACTGAATGTGCACAAAACTCTTGTGCTGGCCCTTCAAGACAAG ATATTAAAGGAGAAGTTTGGGATGGTGGCGCCAGATGTGCAGATCGAGGATGGGAAAGGGACAATCCTCATCTCCTCTGAGGAGGGTGAAACTGAAG CAAACAACAGCAAGTTTCTGTCTGACTTTGGGATACGACATGGTAGCCGTCTGCAAGTGGATGACTTTCTGCAGGATTACACACTCCTGGTTAACGTGATGCACTG TGAGGACTTGGAGAAGGATGTGGAGTTTGAGGTGGTGGGTGACGCCCCTGACAAagccccaaccccacccagcgcACAAGAGGACAAGAATGTTGCCAACGGCAACAAAGACTCTGCAGAACCGTCCACCTCTTCCAAAG CCCCTGCTGAGCAGGATGATGTTCTGATAGTTGATTCAGACGAGGAGGAGCCGTCCTCCAGCACTATGGATGTCCGCATGGAGTCAGGAGGCCACAAGAGGAAGCTCCATGATGCTGAGACAGGCGAGGCTTCAGCCAAGCGCCAACGCCTGGATCAGCCTTCGGCGGCCGATGAGGACGATGATGACATCATTGCACTAGACTAG